The Gemella haemolysans genome includes a region encoding these proteins:
- a CDS encoding ABC transporter ATP-binding protein translates to MSIFKLKNVDYLYENSRSKVLSGITYNFEVGKFYAIIGKSGAGKSTLLSLLAGLDSPSNGEILFNNVNIEKIGYSEHRRKDISLVFQNYNLIDYLTPLENLKLVSKNANKDILLKLGLEEEHINRNVMKLSGGQQQRVAIARALVSEAPIILADEPTGNLDENTAQEIIDILKKVAVENNKCVIVVTHSNQLAYAADVVLELKDKKLKVR, encoded by the coding sequence ATGTCGATTTTTAAATTAAAAAATGTAGATTACTTATATGAAAATAGCAGATCTAAAGTGCTAAGTGGAATTACTTATAACTTCGAAGTAGGAAAGTTTTATGCAATAATAGGGAAATCAGGAGCAGGTAAATCAACTTTATTATCTTTATTAGCAGGGCTAGATAGTCCTTCAAATGGGGAAATATTATTTAATAATGTTAATATTGAAAAAATAGGATATAGTGAACATAGACGAAAAGATATTTCTCTAGTATTTCAAAATTATAATCTAATTGATTATTTAACACCACTAGAGAATCTTAAATTAGTTTCGAAAAATGCGAACAAGGATATTCTTCTAAAACTTGGATTGGAAGAAGAACATATTAATCGTAATGTTATGAAACTTTCAGGGGGTCAACAACAACGTGTAGCTATTGCAAGAGCATTAGTATCAGAAGCTCCGATTATTCTTGCTGATGAACCGACAGGAAACTTAGACGAGAATACTGCACAAGAAATTATAGATATTCTGAAAAAAGTTGCAGTTGAGAATAATAAATGTGTAATTGTTGTTACTCATAGTAATCAATTAGCGTATGCTGCTGATGTGGTATTAGAATTGAAAGATAAGAAGTTGAAAGTTAGATAA
- a CDS encoding DNA topoisomerase III, which yields MKSVVLCEKPSVARDIARNLGAKNNKNGCLEGDKYVVTWALGHLITLQTPDKYKEFNNVNLESLPMIPKFMKTEIIKKTFKQYKVVENALNRKDVKEIIIATDAGREGELVARYIIDKAKCNKNIKRLWISSVTDKAIKDGFKNLKDGKEYLGLYHSGIARANADWLVGINASRALTLKYNASLNCGRVQTPTLQMVFEREEKIKQFKPKDYYTYEAQIDGVKFSCGNSEFNLEKAEQFIKKNVNKDIKFNDVQKKSKTSSAKPLYNLTDIQQTASALFGMSPKQTLNIVQSLYERHKVLTYPRTDSRYLTSDMKNTLRDRVQAIGGDFKEIIAKLLREKDLNAKKIINNAKVSDHHAIIPTEQRPNYMSMSEMEMKIYNLVAKRFLENLLPEYKYEETTYSFTSENKVFSAKGLKVLQEGYKVLSKEEIQDKVINLKNNSLKLESLVYNKKQTTPPSYYTEGSLIYAMENPFEFVDDENERKILKETNGIGTVATRADILEKLFTNDYLVLDNGRIKTTNKAKQLLNLVPKNLKSPSLTAVWEKQLDNIARNKLSKDKFLNDVKQYTKSCIAEIKDSEDKFKHDNISGKKCEECGSFMLEVDKKGTKMLKCSNPSCRNRKVISRLTNLRCDNCHKKMTLFGNGENATYRCQCGNSLKQKEVDKRIKSSKKDKASRVDMKKYMKQEKLENNALAGLAGLKLK from the coding sequence ATGAAAAGTGTAGTACTTTGTGAAAAGCCGTCGGTTGCTCGTGATATAGCGAGAAATCTTGGGGCGAAAAATAATAAGAATGGTTGCCTAGAGGGAGATAAATATGTAGTTACATGGGCATTGGGACACTTGATTACCCTTCAAACACCGGATAAATATAAAGAATTTAATAATGTGAACTTAGAAAGTTTGCCGATGATTCCAAAATTTATGAAGACTGAAATTATTAAGAAGACTTTTAAACAATATAAAGTAGTGGAGAATGCTCTAAATAGAAAAGATGTTAAAGAAATTATTATTGCAACTGATGCTGGACGTGAGGGAGAGTTAGTTGCGCGCTACATTATTGATAAAGCTAAATGTAATAAAAATATTAAACGTCTATGGATTTCATCTGTAACTGATAAAGCTATAAAAGATGGATTTAAAAATTTAAAAGATGGAAAAGAATATCTTGGATTATATCATTCTGGTATAGCTCGTGCTAATGCGGATTGGTTAGTCGGGATTAATGCTTCAAGAGCCTTAACTTTAAAATATAATGCATCTTTAAACTGTGGCCGAGTTCAAACACCAACTTTACAGATGGTTTTCGAAAGAGAAGAAAAAATCAAACAGTTTAAGCCAAAAGATTATTATACATATGAAGCTCAAATTGATGGTGTTAAATTTAGCTGTGGTAACAGTGAGTTTAATCTAGAAAAAGCAGAACAGTTTATTAAGAAGAATGTTAATAAAGATATTAAATTTAATGATGTTCAAAAAAAATCTAAGACTTCTTCGGCTAAACCATTATATAATTTAACAGATATTCAACAAACAGCAAGTGCTTTATTTGGGATGTCACCGAAACAGACACTAAATATTGTGCAAAGTTTATATGAAAGACATAAAGTCTTAACGTATCCTAGAACTGATAGTAGATATTTAACTAGTGATATGAAAAATACTCTAAGAGATCGTGTACAAGCTATAGGTGGAGATTTTAAAGAAATTATTGCAAAACTATTAAGAGAAAAAGACTTAAATGCTAAGAAAATTATTAATAATGCAAAAGTAAGTGATCACCACGCGATTATTCCTACAGAACAAAGACCAAATTATATGTCGATGTCTGAGATGGAGATGAAAATTTATAATTTAGTAGCGAAAAGATTTTTAGAAAACTTATTACCTGAATATAAATATGAAGAAACAACTTACTCGTTTACTTCGGAGAATAAGGTATTTTCTGCAAAAGGTCTAAAAGTTCTTCAGGAAGGTTATAAAGTTTTAAGTAAAGAAGAAATCCAAGATAAAGTTATTAATCTAAAGAATAATAGTCTTAAACTTGAGTCATTAGTCTATAATAAGAAACAAACTACTCCTCCAAGTTATTATACTGAAGGTAGTTTAATATATGCAATGGAAAATCCATTTGAATTTGTTGATGATGAGAATGAAAGAAAAATTCTTAAGGAAACAAATGGTATCGGAACTGTTGCGACTAGGGCGGACATATTAGAGAAACTGTTCACGAATGATTATTTAGTATTGGACAATGGAAGAATTAAAACTACTAATAAGGCTAAACAGCTTTTAAATTTAGTTCCGAAAAATCTAAAGAGTCCGTCTCTGACAGCGGTATGGGAAAAACAACTTGATAATATTGCTAGAAATAAACTTTCTAAAGATAAGTTTCTAAATGATGTTAAACAATATACAAAATCTTGTATCGCAGAAATTAAAGATAGTGAAGATAAGTTCAAACACGATAATATTAGTGGTAAGAAATGTGAAGAGTGCGGAAGCTTTATGTTAGAAGTAGATAAAAAAGGAACTAAAATGCTAAAATGTTCTAATCCGAGCTGTCGTAATCGCAAGGTCATTAGCCGTTTAACAAATCTTCGTTGTGATAATTGTCATAAGAAAATGACATTATTCGGAAATGGAGAAAATGCTACATATCGTTGTCAATGTGGAAATTCTTTAAAACAAAAAGAAGTTGATAAGAGAATTAAATCAAGCAAAAAAGATAAGGCTAGCCGTGTAGATATGAAAAAATACATGAAGCAGGAAAAATTAGAGAATAATGCACTGGCTGGATTAGCAGGATTGAAGCTTAAGTAG
- a CDS encoding nucleoside 2-deoxyribosyltransferase — protein MKLYLAGALFNEAEIAQRLKEGKLLSERFGERLSVFNPIDQPFNEDKQTLPTPQDIFNGDTYAVENCDIFLADVTNEDSGVMVELGIAIALNKKIIAINSDIRLKSANKYDIPSYAMNHYVLGGILKHGTLVYSFEEAMNELEKLFCLKTKL, from the coding sequence ATGAAACTTTATTTAGCAGGAGCACTATTTAATGAAGCGGAAATCGCTCAACGTTTAAAAGAGGGAAAATTATTAAGTGAAAGATTCGGAGAAAGATTATCTGTATTCAATCCAATCGACCAACCTTTTAACGAAGATAAACAAACATTACCAACACCTCAAGATATTTTCAATGGAGATACATACGCAGTAGAAAATTGTGATATTTTCTTAGCAGATGTAACTAACGAAGACAGCGGAGTTATGGTAGAATTAGGAATAGCTATTGCACTAAACAAAAAAATTATTGCAATAAATTCAGATATTAGATTAAAATCTGCTAACAAATACGATATACCTAGCTATGCAATGAACCATTATGTTCTTGGTGGTATTTTAAAACATGGTACACTAGTTTACAGTTTTGAAGAAGCTATGAACGAATTAGAAAAACTGTTTTGCCTAAAAACTAAACTATAA
- the cmk gene encoding (d)CMP kinase has translation MKYVSVAVDGPAGSGKSTITKMVAEKLGFNYVDTGAMYRALTYNFLSNDLKELEENRIKELLEKLDFRVEYVDGVQYVYVNDVEVSDKIRTAEVSQYTSLFAKSPAVREFLIDTQRNLAHTNNIIMDGRDIASVVLPNADVKIFLTASVEERARRRVLDFERQGLENVDFEKVKEDIKARDWQDENRDIAPLVKVDSATLVDTTSMTIGEVVDKMTELVKVVER, from the coding sequence ATGAAATATGTATCAGTGGCTGTAGATGGGCCAGCAGGATCTGGAAAAAGTACGATAACAAAAATGGTAGCTGAAAAACTAGGATTTAACTATGTTGATACTGGTGCTATGTATCGTGCATTAACGTATAATTTTCTATCTAATGATTTAAAAGAATTGGAAGAAAATAGAATTAAAGAATTACTTGAAAAATTAGATTTTAGAGTAGAATATGTTGATGGTGTTCAATATGTATATGTAAATGATGTAGAAGTTAGTGATAAAATACGTACTGCAGAAGTTAGTCAGTATACATCTTTATTCGCTAAATCTCCTGCAGTGAGAGAATTCCTAATTGATACTCAAAGAAATCTAGCTCATACTAATAATATTATTATGGATGGACGTGATATTGCTTCTGTTGTCCTACCTAATGCAGATGTTAAAATTTTTTTAACAGCGTCTGTTGAAGAAAGAGCAAGAAGAAGAGTATTAGATTTTGAACGTCAAGGTTTAGAAAATGTTGATTTCGAAAAAGTTAAGGAAGATATTAAAGCTAGGGATTGGCAAGATGAAAATAGAGATATTGCTCCACTAGTAAAAGTTGACTCTGCAACATTAGTAGATACGACATCTATGACTATTGGTGAAGTTGTTGATAAAATGACTGAACTAGTGAAAGTTGTAGAAAGATAA
- the thiI gene encoding tRNA uracil 4-sulfurtransferase ThiI → MEFSHIIVRYGELTLKSGNRNEFLKKLTKNIRYNLQGLTGFHVQTKRDRMYIHLDHNEDVHEIMERLKRVPGIHNFSPVLRAGLDVEEAKKVIDKLLETKLDKEYKFKIQTKRPNKNFPHTTNELNNVFGSHVLINYKNLKVNVKQPDFVINVEVRSEGVFIFTDFIKGVGGFPVNTSSKALLLLSGGIDSPVAAHTLQVKGVEVEMIHFQSPPFTSAEALQKIFDLTIKLSEVVGKIKLHVVNFTKLQTEIVKRVPSNYTMTSTRRFMLRIAEEVAKKEGCLAIATGESLGQVASQTLESMNCINEVTNLPILRPLLTMDKVDIIKIAQEIETLEISNLPFEDCCTIFTPKAPKTKPRLEKIKAYEARDEYSDLIAETLDSVQTYFFDKNGRVITQDMREQEVKKEEKEDFSDLL, encoded by the coding sequence GTGGAATTTAGTCATATTATAGTAAGATATGGAGAGCTTACTCTAAAATCTGGGAATAGAAATGAATTTCTAAAAAAACTTACAAAAAATATTAGATATAATTTACAAGGGTTAACAGGTTTTCATGTTCAAACTAAAAGAGATAGAATGTATATACATTTAGATCACAATGAAGATGTTCATGAAATTATGGAAAGATTAAAAAGAGTACCAGGTATTCATAATTTTTCACCTGTATTAAGAGCAGGATTAGATGTTGAAGAAGCTAAGAAGGTTATTGATAAGCTGCTTGAAACTAAGTTAGATAAAGAATACAAATTTAAAATTCAAACTAAACGTCCAAATAAGAACTTCCCACATACTACAAATGAATTAAATAATGTGTTTGGAAGCCATGTGTTAATAAACTACAAAAATTTAAAAGTGAATGTAAAACAACCGGATTTTGTTATAAATGTAGAAGTTCGTAGTGAAGGGGTATTTATTTTTACAGACTTTATAAAAGGGGTGGGTGGTTTCCCGGTTAATACTTCTTCGAAAGCTTTATTACTGTTATCTGGTGGTATTGATTCACCAGTAGCCGCACATACTCTTCAAGTTAAAGGTGTAGAAGTTGAAATGATTCATTTCCAATCACCACCGTTCACTTCTGCTGAAGCATTACAAAAGATTTTTGATTTAACTATTAAGTTAAGTGAAGTAGTAGGAAAAATTAAATTACACGTTGTTAACTTTACTAAGTTACAAACAGAGATTGTTAAACGTGTTCCATCGAATTATACTATGACTTCAACAAGAAGATTCATGTTACGCATTGCTGAAGAAGTGGCTAAAAAGGAAGGCTGTTTAGCTATTGCAACTGGAGAATCTCTTGGACAGGTAGCATCACAAACTTTAGAGTCGATGAATTGTATTAATGAGGTCACTAACTTACCGATATTAAGACCATTATTGACAATGGATAAAGTTGATATAATTAAAATTGCTCAAGAAATTGAAACATTAGAAATTTCTAATCTTCCTTTTGAAGATTGTTGCACAATTTTCACGCCAAAAGCACCAAAAACAAAACCAAGATTAGAAAAAATTAAAGCTTATGAAGCACGTGATGAGTACTCAGATTTAATAGCTGAGACATTAGATAGTGTTCAAACATATTTTTTTGATAAAAATGGTAGAGTTATTACTCAAGATATGAGAGAACAAGAAGTTAAAAAAGAAGAAAAAGAAGATTTTTCAGATTTATTATAA
- a CDS encoding cysteine desulfurase family protein: MIYLDNCATTKPYKEVLDAFVEVNTSYYGNPASINKFGKTTNKLLSAARAQVASILGVGEENIFFTSCATESNNIALLGSVEHKKDFGNRIIVSKIEHPSVLETFRELEKRGFILDYVNVDENGIIDLNHLKTLLTKETILLSVMHVNNVFGAIQPINEISEILKEYPKVHFHVDGVQGVLKNSIDLSKVDSYSISAHKFHGLKGIGVLYLKSRRTVHNITFGGGHEDGLRSGTVNVAAAVSLAKSLRLSQEKVEAIKAKHKEFKKLIVDEFSKYKHIVINSPLSENFVDSIVNISLPKIKGEVIVNALNDRGIMVSTTSACSSKTFHLNEALYARGLSKENIEGSIRVSFSYETTRKEVETFIEVLIDEYNKKFKEVIESGI, translated from the coding sequence ATGATATATTTAGATAATTGTGCTACGACTAAACCGTATAAAGAAGTTCTAGATGCTTTTGTGGAAGTTAATACGTCTTACTATGGAAATCCAGCTAGTATCAACAAATTTGGAAAAACAACTAATAAACTTCTTTCAGCTGCAAGAGCTCAAGTGGCAAGTATTCTTGGTGTAGGGGAAGAAAATATCTTTTTTACTTCATGTGCTACCGAGAGTAATAATATTGCATTATTAGGAAGTGTTGAACACAAGAAAGATTTTGGAAATAGGATTATAGTTTCTAAGATTGAACATCCTTCAGTTTTAGAAACATTTAGAGAACTAGAAAAACGTGGTTTTATTTTAGACTATGTTAATGTTGATGAGAATGGTATTATAGATTTAAATCATTTAAAAACATTATTAACGAAGGAAACTATATTATTAAGCGTGATGCATGTTAATAATGTATTCGGGGCAATTCAACCTATCAATGAAATTTCTGAGATACTAAAAGAGTATCCAAAAGTTCATTTTCATGTTGATGGTGTTCAAGGAGTTTTAAAAAATAGCATTGACCTTTCAAAAGTTGATAGCTATTCTATTTCTGCACATAAATTTCATGGTCTAAAAGGTATAGGAGTGTTGTATTTAAAATCTAGACGAACAGTTCATAATATTACTTTTGGTGGTGGTCACGAGGATGGATTACGTAGTGGAACAGTAAATGTTGCAGCTGCGGTGAGTTTAGCAAAATCGTTAAGATTATCACAGGAAAAAGTTGAAGCGATAAAAGCTAAGCATAAGGAATTTAAAAAACTTATCGTTGATGAATTCTCTAAATATAAGCATATAGTAATTAATTCGCCATTAAGTGAAAATTTTGTGGATTCTATTGTTAACATTAGCTTACCAAAAATTAAAGGTGAGGTAATTGTTAATGCCTTGAATGATAGAGGTATCATGGTATCTACTACAAGTGCTTGTTCTTCAAAAACATTCCATCTTAATGAGGCGTTGTATGCAAGGGGATTATCTAAGGAAAATATAGAAGGTAGTATTCGAGTTAGTTTCTCATATGAAACTACAAGAAAAGAAGTTGAAACGTTTATTGAAGTATTAATAGATGAGTACAATAAAAAATTTAAAGAGGTAATTGAAAGTGGAATTTAG
- a CDS encoding lysophospholipid acyltransferase family protein: MYNFVRKLLSLFYKTFYKVTIVNKEKIENAKGVVISGNHLSNHDPLLFPAFFEKNIRFIAKEELFKIFFVKQALEATGAIPIKRGTFDRTAINNSIKLLKEGEVVGIFPEGTRSHSKDLDLGQSHNGASFIATRAKTKIIPFAIIPNKNFRIFSSIKIVIGDEIDATSLKEEGKSHDEITAILMEKISELIAKEK; the protein is encoded by the coding sequence ATGTATAATTTTGTAAGAAAATTATTAAGTTTATTTTATAAAACATTTTATAAGGTTACGATTGTTAATAAAGAAAAAATAGAAAATGCTAAAGGTGTAGTAATCTCAGGAAATCACTTGAGTAATCATGATCCATTATTATTCCCAGCTTTTTTCGAGAAAAATATCCGCTTCATAGCTAAAGAAGAATTGTTTAAAATATTTTTTGTTAAACAAGCTTTAGAAGCGACAGGAGCAATTCCTATAAAAAGAGGTACGTTTGATAGAACTGCGATAAATAATAGTATTAAATTACTTAAAGAAGGTGAAGTTGTCGGGATTTTTCCTGAGGGTACTCGTTCTCATTCAAAAGATTTAGACCTTGGTCAATCTCATAACGGAGCGTCATTTATTGCTACGAGAGCAAAAACAAAAATTATTCCATTTGCTATTATCCCAAATAAAAATTTTAGAATTTTTTCTAGTATTAAAATTGTAATTGGTGATGAGATAGATGCAACTTCTTTAAAAGAAGAAGGTAAGAGTCACGATGAGATTACTGCTATTTTAATGGAAAAAATTTCAGAATTGATTGCAAAGGAGAAATAA
- a CDS encoding threonine aldolase family protein, whose amino-acid sequence MKLFFVNDYGRGAHPKILEKLSESNFEIEYGYGSDSYSEQAKNKIREACGKNDAEIFFLSGGTQTNAVVINGLLRLYEGVIAADTGHISTHEAGAIEYTGRKVIELPNVDGKLKFEDVKECLENFEKDANNAHMVRPGMVYISYPTEYGTLYSKEELQNLYELCKEYKIPLFVDGSRLGYGLMSKKCDLTFEEFANLCDVFYIGGTKVGALCGEAIVFSNNKYVPKQFITIIKQQGALLAKSRLLGVQFDALFTDNLYFEISKHAIEMAELLKKGLIDKGYKLYVDSPTNQQFVIINNTDMDKLKEIVEFAYWKAFDKDHTIIRFVTDWGTKKEDVEKLIEIL is encoded by the coding sequence ATGAAGTTATTTTTTGTTAACGATTATGGAAGAGGAGCGCATCCAAAAATATTAGAAAAATTATCAGAATCAAATTTTGAGATAGAATATGGTTACGGTAGTGACAGTTATTCAGAGCAAGCGAAAAACAAGATTAGAGAAGCTTGTGGTAAAAACGATGCGGAAATATTTTTCTTATCAGGTGGAACACAAACGAATGCTGTTGTTATTAATGGATTGCTACGTTTATACGAAGGAGTAATAGCTGCTGATACGGGACATATTAGTACTCATGAAGCGGGAGCGATTGAATATACTGGAAGAAAAGTAATAGAACTACCTAATGTTGATGGTAAACTTAAATTTGAAGATGTCAAAGAGTGCTTAGAAAACTTCGAAAAAGATGCTAATAATGCTCACATGGTGAGACCTGGTATGGTGTATATTTCTTACCCAACTGAATATGGAACATTATACAGTAAAGAAGAATTACAAAACTTATATGAACTATGTAAGGAATATAAAATCCCATTATTCGTCGATGGTTCAAGATTAGGATATGGATTAATGTCTAAAAAATGTGATTTAACATTTGAGGAATTTGCTAATTTATGTGATGTTTTCTACATCGGTGGTACGAAAGTTGGAGCATTATGTGGAGAAGCTATTGTATTTTCAAATAATAAGTATGTTCCTAAACAATTTATTACAATAATTAAACAACAAGGTGCATTACTAGCAAAAAGTAGATTGCTTGGGGTTCAATTTGATGCTCTATTTACTGATAATTTATATTTTGAAATTAGTAAACATGCTATAGAGATGGCTGAATTATTAAAGAAAGGTCTTATAGATAAGGGATATAAACTATACGTAGATTCACCAACAAATCAACAATTTGTTATTATAAATAATACAGACATGGATAAATTAAAAGAAATTGTTGAATTTGCATATTGGAAAGCGTTCGATAAAGATCATACTATTATACGTTTTGTTACAGACTGGGGAACTAAAAAAGAAGATGTTGAAAAATTAATTGAAATATTATAA
- a CDS encoding ABC transporter permease, which produces MSIFNRAYLYIIRKKVRSSILFFIVTLISFFLLSGSILNTTVGSISKNLYKDVNFGFTIESIDKSNKEIEKDTLKKINEVAGVNEKNYLYAKSVNVVDKKVVQENQNITITEEMKNKSNLVMMNGITSTKNNIDFKSEVLKLEKGRHIEENDQNKILVHEKFATINNLNLGDKIKLEQNGKTVEFEVVGIFSGEKTNNFEGLSSDFIENTVYTDYNSSQELLNYSTSNRVTSVEYGVNNPTNLDNIIRNVENLGINNISVSKSNKNYELITSSVESVTKLTNLIRIGSVIVGVVILSLVLMFWIRERLYEIGILLSLGISKINLILQFVVETLMVTIFGFLSALGLEFILLKYISGNATSIFSEDLPKIISDELTKISINGSNITGVIIVMVTIVIISVVVALLPILKMKPKKILTQIN; this is translated from the coding sequence ATGAGTATTTTTAATAGGGCATATCTTTATATTATTAGAAAAAAAGTTAGGAGTAGCATTTTATTTTTCATTGTTACTTTAATATCATTTTTCTTGCTAAGTGGAAGTATACTAAACACAACTGTAGGAAGCATCTCTAAGAACTTATATAAAGATGTTAACTTTGGATTTACTATTGAAAGCATAGATAAATCAAATAAGGAAATAGAAAAGGATACTTTGAAGAAAATTAATGAAGTTGCTGGAGTAAACGAGAAAAACTATCTTTATGCGAAGTCTGTTAATGTAGTAGATAAAAAAGTTGTTCAAGAAAATCAAAATATTACAATTACTGAGGAAATGAAAAATAAAAGTAATTTAGTAATGATGAATGGAATAACTTCTACAAAAAATAATATAGATTTCAAAAGTGAAGTTCTGAAGCTAGAAAAGGGAAGACATATAGAAGAAAATGATCAAAATAAAATCTTAGTTCATGAAAAATTTGCTACAATCAACAATTTAAACTTAGGTGATAAGATTAAATTAGAACAAAATGGTAAAACTGTTGAATTTGAAGTAGTTGGAATTTTTTCAGGGGAGAAGACTAATAACTTTGAAGGATTAAGTTCAGATTTTATAGAAAATACTGTTTATACAGATTATAACTCTAGTCAGGAGTTATTAAATTATTCAACAAGTAATCGAGTGACATCTGTTGAGTATGGAGTAAATAATCCGACTAATTTAGATAATATTATACGAAACGTTGAGAATTTAGGAATTAATAATATTTCAGTATCAAAATCTAACAAAAATTACGAATTGATTACTTCTTCAGTTGAAAGTGTTACAAAACTTACGAACTTGATTAGAATAGGTAGTGTTATTGTAGGAGTTGTGATTTTATCGTTAGTACTTATGTTTTGGATAAGAGAACGATTATATGAAATTGGTATTTTACTTTCGTTAGGTATAAGTAAAATCAATTTAATTTTACAATTTGTTGTAGAAACATTAATGGTTACGATATTCGGCTTTTTATCAGCTTTAGGACTAGAGTTTATCTTACTTAAATACATTAGCGGTAATGCTACAAGTATTTTTTCAGAAGATTTACCAAAGATAATTAGCGATGAATTAACAAAAATTTCGATTAATGGTTCGAATATCACAGGTGTGATAATAGTTATGGTAACTATTGTGATAATTTCAGTCGTAGTTGCTTTATTACCAATATTAAAAATGAAACCGAAGAAAATTTTAACGCAAATAAATTAG